The following are encoded in a window of Campylobacter concisus ATCC 51562 genomic DNA:
- the lpxC gene encoding UDP-3-O-acyl-N-acetylglucosamine deacetylase: protein MKQTTIARRVETVGIGLHKGEPIRLILEPLDANSGIILHREDLGISFKAEPKNVINTQMATVVGNEKGFISTIEHLMSAINGYGIDNIRISVDANEIPVMDGSAISFCMLLDEAGIRYLDAGKKVILVRREVEVIEGSKFVRTSPSRSPKFDYTIKFDHPVIGEQRYVFDFSKSSFIKNIARARTFGFLKDLQRLQAQNLALGASLDNAVAIDDTHILNPEGLRFENEFVRHKILDAIGDLSLLGAPLLGDYTAFAGSHDLNHKLTLALMSDEKNYEIATLNGELLKEYQKVFA, encoded by the coding sequence TTGAAACAAACTACTATCGCAAGACGCGTTGAGACCGTTGGTATAGGGCTTCATAAAGGTGAGCCGATAAGACTTATACTAGAACCTCTTGATGCAAATTCTGGTATTATTTTGCACCGCGAAGATCTTGGTATTAGTTTTAAAGCTGAACCTAAAAATGTTATAAATACGCAGATGGCAACCGTTGTTGGTAACGAAAAGGGCTTTATTAGTACGATCGAACACCTGATGTCAGCCATAAATGGTTATGGTATTGATAATATTAGAATCTCTGTTGATGCAAATGAAATTCCAGTGATGGATGGCAGTGCGATAAGCTTTTGTATGCTACTTGATGAGGCTGGCATAAGATATCTTGATGCTGGCAAAAAAGTAATTCTTGTCCGCCGTGAAGTTGAAGTCATTGAGGGTTCTAAATTTGTACGAACTTCACCTTCAAGAAGTCCAAAATTTGACTATACGATAAAATTTGATCATCCAGTTATTGGTGAACAAAGATATGTTTTTGATTTTAGTAAAAGCTCGTTTATAAAAAATATAGCTCGTGCTAGAACTTTTGGATTTTTGAAAGATTTACAACGTTTGCAAGCTCAAAATCTAGCCCTTGGTGCATCGCTTGATAATGCCGTGGCAATCGATGATACGCATATCCTAAATCCAGAGGGTTTGAGATTTGAAAATGAGTTTGTAAGGCATAAAATTTTAGATGCGATTGGCGATTTAAGCTTGCTTGGAGCACCTTTGTTGGGCGATTATACAGCATTTGCTGGAAGCCACGATCTAAATCACAAATTAACTCTTGCTTTGATGTCCGATGAGAAAAACTACGAGATCGCAACTCTAAATGGTGAACTTCTAAAAGAGTATCAAAAGGTATTTGCATAG
- a CDS encoding glycoprotease produces MTTDEHISEALIKILENLSSKFNITKIIYANTPGSFMGLKVAYVILKTFSLAKGCEFYAVSGFSLNGSQAIRANKNLSFVLKDGEISLEKVGPVGFSLPLNLDELKLNSDTLPDYIIQAV; encoded by the coding sequence ATTACGACTGATGAACATATCAGTGAAGCTTTGATAAAAATCTTAGAAAATTTATCCTCTAAATTTAATATCACAAAAATTATCTATGCAAATACGCCAGGAAGCTTTATGGGGCTAAAGGTGGCCTATGTCATCTTAAAGACTTTCTCTTTAGCAAAGGGTTGCGAATTTTATGCGGTTAGCGGCTTTAGCTTAAATGGCAGCCAAGCGATCAGAGCAAATAAAAATTTAAGCTTTGTTTTAAAAGATGGCGAAATTTCACTTGAAAAAGTAGGGCCAGTAGGATTTAGTTTGCCTTTAAATTTAGATGAATTAAAACTAAATTCAGATACACTACCAGATTATATCATCCAAGCAGTTTAG
- the thrB gene encoding homoserine kinase, with product MNILVPATSANLGPGFDALGLSLKLFNSVKIEPAKFSSVSINGEGSGSINLKRNNIFLSIFNEIFFELTGKNENFRVVFENNIPFSRGLGSSSAVIVGAIASAYEMAGFKASKETVLNKAIIYETHPDNISPAVHGGFISAIVKNGNVYANKISLSDEIKAVVVIPNKPMSTSSSRQILPKNYSMKECVNNLSHAAFLTSCFYEKKYDLLKIASKDLMHEERRMHALEELFEVRKVAYENGALMSTLSGSGSSFLNIAYKDDAKNLQDILKSKFSDFRVEVFSFDNDGYEITQS from the coding sequence TTGAATATCTTAGTCCCTGCAACAAGTGCAAATTTGGGTCCTGGTTTCGATGCTTTGGGGCTTAGTCTGAAGCTTTTTAATAGCGTGAAAATCGAGCCAGCAAAATTTAGCTCAGTATCGATAAACGGCGAAGGCAGTGGAAGTATAAATTTAAAGAGAAATAATATATTCTTAAGCATTTTTAATGAAATTTTTTTTGAGCTAACTGGTAAAAATGAAAATTTTAGAGTCGTTTTTGAAAATAATATCCCATTTTCAAGGGGACTTGGCAGTAGCTCCGCTGTTATCGTTGGAGCCATTGCTTCAGCGTACGAAATGGCTGGCTTTAAGGCAAGTAAAGAAACAGTTTTAAATAAAGCTATCATCTATGAAACCCATCCTGATAATATCTCGCCAGCAGTTCACGGTGGATTTATCAGCGCGATCGTAAAAAATGGCAATGTTTACGCAAATAAAATAAGTTTAAGCGATGAGATAAAAGCAGTAGTTGTCATTCCAAATAAACCAATGAGTACATCCTCGTCAAGACAAATTTTACCAAAGAACTATTCGATGAAAGAATGCGTAAATAACTTATCTCATGCTGCTTTTTTAACATCTTGTTTTTATGAAAAAAAGTATGATCTTTTAAAAATAGCAAGCAAAGATTTGATGCATGAAGAGCGTAGAATGCACGCTTTAGAAGAGCTTTTTGAAGTTAGAAAAGTAGCTTATGAAAATGGTGCTTTAATGAGCACGCTTTCAGGCTCAGGCTCAAGCTTTTTAAACATCGCTTACAAAGATGATGCTAAAAATTTACAAGATATTTTAAAGAGTAAATTTAGTGATTTTAGGGTTGAGGTTTTTTCATTTGATAACGATGGATACGAAATTACGCAAAGCTAA